A single region of the Plantactinospora soyae genome encodes:
- the galK gene encoding galactokinase: MTGQPDEPVTERATAGFTRAYGSQPAGLWAAPGRVNLIGEHTDYNDGFVLPFALPRRTVVAAAPDSGRRWTVWSEQAGEQVSFGRAQAAEPGRVGGWAAYVAGVVWALYEAGLDVPVARLAIASDVPLGAGLSSSAALEAAVLTALLDLGKLDVPVADRPALAQRAENGYVGMPCGIMDQSASIRCRPDHALFLDCRTLEVEQVPFDLGAAGLALLVVDSHAPHRHVGGEYAARRTACESAAAALGVPALRDVGTDQLDTALARLDDPVVRRRVRHVVTENQRVRETVELLRAGRLPEIGPLLTASHQSMRDDFEITVPEVDTAVEAALAAGAYGARMTGGGFGGCVLALVDRAAAEPVASAVAKAYAERGFRAPTSFTAVPGPGARRLS; this comes from the coding sequence GTGACCGGCCAACCGGACGAACCGGTCACCGAACGGGCCACCGCGGGCTTCACGAGGGCGTACGGCAGCCAGCCCGCCGGGCTGTGGGCGGCACCCGGCCGGGTCAACCTGATCGGCGAGCACACCGACTACAACGACGGCTTCGTACTGCCGTTCGCGCTGCCCCGGCGTACCGTCGTCGCCGCCGCGCCCGACTCCGGTCGACGCTGGACGGTCTGGTCGGAACAGGCCGGCGAGCAGGTCTCGTTCGGCCGGGCCCAGGCCGCCGAACCTGGCCGGGTCGGCGGCTGGGCGGCGTACGTGGCCGGGGTCGTCTGGGCCCTCTACGAGGCCGGACTCGACGTACCGGTCGCCCGGCTGGCGATCGCCTCCGACGTACCGCTGGGGGCCGGACTCTCCTCGTCGGCGGCACTGGAGGCGGCGGTGCTCACCGCCCTGCTCGACCTGGGCAAGCTGGACGTGCCGGTGGCCGACCGCCCCGCGCTGGCGCAGCGGGCCGAGAACGGCTACGTCGGGATGCCGTGCGGGATCATGGACCAGTCGGCGTCCATCCGCTGCCGGCCCGACCACGCGCTGTTCCTGGACTGCCGCACCCTGGAGGTCGAGCAGGTCCCGTTCGACCTCGGCGCCGCCGGGCTCGCCCTCCTCGTCGTCGACAGCCACGCGCCGCACCGGCACGTCGGCGGCGAGTACGCCGCCCGCCGTACCGCCTGCGAATCGGCCGCCGCCGCCCTCGGGGTGCCGGCGCTGCGGGACGTCGGCACCGACCAGCTCGACACCGCGCTGGCCCGGCTCGACGACCCCGTGGTACGCCGCCGGGTCCGGCACGTGGTGACCGAGAACCAGCGGGTACGGGAAACCGTGGAACTGCTCCGCGCCGGCCGGCTGCCCGAGATCGGGCCGCTGCTGACCGCCTCCCACCAGTCGATGCGGGACGACTTCGAGATCACCGTGCCGGAGGTGGACACCGCGGTCGAGGCCGCGCTGGCCGCCGGGGCGTACGGAGCACGGATGACCGGCGGCGGCTTCGGCGGCTGCGTACTCGCCCTGGTCGACCGGGCCGCCGCCGAACCGGTGGCGTCAGCGGTGGCCAAGGCGTACGCCGAGCGGGGTTTCCGGGCTCCGACGAGCTTCACCGCCGTTCCCGGGCCGGGCGCCCGGCGCCTGTCCTGA
- the galE gene encoding UDP-glucose 4-epimerase GalE: MKLLVTGGAGYIGSVVTRMLLDAGHQVVVLDDLRTGYPEAVAPEATFVRSSIHDAAEVLTPDAGFDGVLHLAALIAAGESMVKPEIYWANNTVGSLALLDAARTAGVPRFVFSSTAAVYGNPTSLPIAETANTLPTNTYGATKLAVDFALASMATAHGLAAVSLRYFNVAGAYLRDGVALGERHEPETHLIPIALQVAAGQREKLQLFGDDYPTLDGTCVRDYIHVEDLARAHLLALEAARPGEHRVFNLGNGNGFTNRQVVEAVREVTGHPVPTETAPRREGDPAELVASADRARTELGWTPAKPGLPEIVSDAWTFYQARLQDGQA; this comes from the coding sequence GTGAAACTCCTCGTCACCGGGGGTGCCGGTTACATCGGCAGCGTGGTCACCCGGATGCTGCTCGACGCCGGGCACCAGGTGGTGGTCCTCGACGACCTTCGCACCGGATATCCCGAGGCGGTCGCCCCGGAGGCCACCTTCGTCCGATCGTCCATCCATGACGCCGCCGAGGTACTCACCCCGGACGCCGGTTTCGACGGCGTGCTGCACCTCGCCGCGCTGATCGCGGCCGGCGAGTCGATGGTCAAACCGGAGATCTACTGGGCGAACAACACGGTCGGCTCCCTCGCCCTGCTCGACGCGGCCCGGACCGCCGGGGTACCCCGGTTCGTCTTCTCCTCCACCGCGGCCGTGTACGGCAACCCGACCAGCCTGCCGATCGCGGAGACCGCCAACACGCTGCCGACCAACACGTACGGCGCCACCAAGCTCGCCGTCGACTTCGCGCTCGCCTCGATGGCCACCGCGCACGGACTCGCCGCCGTCTCGCTGCGCTACTTCAACGTCGCCGGGGCGTACCTGCGGGACGGGGTCGCGCTCGGCGAACGGCACGAGCCGGAGACCCACCTGATTCCGATCGCCCTCCAGGTCGCCGCCGGCCAGCGCGAGAAGCTGCAACTCTTCGGCGACGACTACCCGACCCTCGACGGCACCTGCGTGCGGGACTACATCCACGTCGAGGACCTGGCCCGGGCCCACCTGCTCGCGCTGGAGGCGGCCCGGCCCGGCGAACACCGGGTCTTCAACCTCGGCAACGGCAACGGCTTCACCAACCGCCAGGTGGTGGAGGCGGTTCGCGAGGTGACCGGCCATCCGGTGCCGACGGAGACGGCCCCCCGCCGCGAGGGTGATCCGGCCGAACTGGTCGCCTCCGCCGACCGGGCCCGCACCGAACTCGGCTGGACCCCGGCCAAGCCCGGCCTGCCCGAGATCGTCTCCGACGCCTGGACCTTCTACCAGGCACGGCTCCAGGACGGCCAGGCGTGA
- a CDS encoding hemolysin family protein: MRESGSTGPRRRSPGHPRRDPGPLARALARIVVRAADGATRLVTALLGASPTAGREQISEAELRDLVAVNTRLDPVERGIIDEVLEAGASLVREVMMPRTEVVFLAAGLTLRQAAQLVRAETHTRYPVVDGTHDDVIGFVHLRDVLLRPDGDACTTIGELTREVKKVPGSKRVLAALTEMRRERHHLAVVVDEYGGTAGIVTLEDLIEELVGEIHDEYDTDPDPVLTGGPIEVDGRLNLADFAERAGFALPPGPYETVGGFVMAALGRLPVRGDEVAVPGMEDPTASGAARGGAGPDDPLPPGGWLLRVLAVQGRRVARVGISVGRLPEQRTSVSVGDTGRADRGAARVAAEPEGGPAGQVS, encoded by the coding sequence ATGCGGGAGTCCGGCAGTACCGGGCCCCGGCGACGATCGCCGGGGCATCCTCGAAGAGATCCGGGCCCGCTCGCCCGGGCGCTGGCCCGAATCGTCGTACGTGCGGCGGACGGGGCGACCCGACTGGTCACCGCACTGCTGGGGGCGAGTCCGACGGCGGGCCGGGAGCAGATCAGCGAGGCCGAACTCCGCGACCTGGTCGCCGTGAACACCCGGCTCGACCCGGTGGAGCGGGGCATCATCGACGAGGTCCTGGAGGCCGGTGCCAGCCTGGTCCGCGAGGTGATGATGCCCCGGACCGAGGTGGTCTTCCTGGCGGCCGGGCTGACCCTGAGACAGGCGGCCCAACTGGTACGGGCGGAGACCCACACCCGGTACCCGGTGGTCGACGGCACCCACGACGACGTGATCGGCTTCGTGCACCTGCGCGACGTACTGCTCCGACCGGACGGCGACGCCTGCACCACGATCGGTGAACTCACCCGCGAGGTGAAGAAGGTGCCCGGCAGCAAGCGGGTACTCGCGGCGCTCACCGAGATGCGCCGCGAACGCCACCACCTCGCCGTCGTGGTCGACGAGTACGGCGGTACGGCCGGGATCGTCACCCTCGAGGACCTGATCGAGGAGCTGGTCGGCGAGATCCACGACGAGTACGACACCGACCCCGACCCGGTGCTGACCGGTGGCCCGATCGAGGTGGACGGCCGGCTCAACCTGGCCGACTTCGCCGAACGGGCCGGCTTCGCACTGCCCCCCGGCCCGTACGAGACGGTCGGCGGGTTCGTGATGGCGGCCCTGGGCCGGTTGCCGGTCCGGGGCGACGAGGTCGCGGTGCCCGGGATGGAGGATCCGACCGCCTCCGGGGCGGCTCGGGGCGGTGCCGGACCGGACGACCCACTTCCCCCGGGTGGCTGGCTGCTGCGGGTGCTGGCGGTGCAGGGGCGGCGGGTGGCCCGGGTCGGCATCTCGGTGGGCCGGCTGCCGGAGCAGCGTACGAGCGTGTCGGTCGGAGACACCGGCCGAGCGGACCGGGGTGCCGCCCGGGTGGCGGCGGAACCGGAGGGCGGACCGGCCGGCCAGGTCAGTTGA
- a CDS encoding sialidase family protein, translated as MRDREMPGAGLDVRLAHGRTDLLDSIDQPPMARIRERAAVRRRRRRAVGSGSAGLLCVAVAATLLQPWNAQGRDPLPPPVAEAPGGGPVYTDAGITINGLTESAVTQVPGTITDVEFVDPDHGYLLAGCPAVAPCPTNVGRTDDGGLTWQYSELPRAVVGSEGAELTGFPDGQLMITSGPRTHVSTDQGRNWRPVGAGGGTGRVPATADDLLRAGPGGGRCGLDVEVWQPALPRAGVPATAPDLDVCWVAPATTADGAWWVGGTRDGNAAVAMTRDRGTHWRTVELPGTGVPAGSVEVTSLGSQAYAAVLGTDRTVRALFHSSDGGQSFTRTLSGGPAAPQGVSGALVPLLDGRLLVAGTDRRFHVSADQGATFSRAEGNLPVVGRLTRTLAGYVAYDLFGSGWAAYSADGATWRKLQIN; from the coding sequence ATGCGTGATCGAGAGATGCCCGGTGCCGGTCTCGACGTACGGCTGGCACACGGCCGGACCGACCTGCTGGACAGCATCGACCAGCCACCGATGGCCCGGATCCGGGAGCGGGCGGCGGTCCGGCGACGGCGCCGACGCGCGGTCGGCAGCGGCAGCGCGGGCCTGCTCTGTGTCGCGGTCGCGGCGACCCTGCTCCAGCCCTGGAATGCCCAGGGCAGGGATCCGCTGCCGCCGCCGGTGGCCGAGGCACCTGGCGGTGGCCCGGTCTACACCGACGCCGGGATCACCATCAACGGGCTCACCGAGTCGGCCGTCACACAGGTCCCGGGCACGATCACCGATGTCGAGTTCGTCGACCCGGACCACGGCTACCTGCTGGCCGGCTGCCCGGCCGTGGCCCCGTGTCCGACCAACGTCGGCCGGACCGACGACGGCGGCCTGACCTGGCAGTACAGCGAACTGCCCCGAGCCGTCGTCGGCTCGGAGGGCGCGGAACTGACCGGCTTTCCCGACGGCCAATTGATGATCACCTCGGGGCCGCGGACCCACGTCTCGACGGACCAGGGACGGAACTGGCGGCCGGTCGGGGCGGGCGGCGGCACCGGACGCGTACCGGCGACCGCCGACGACCTGCTGCGGGCCGGACCGGGCGGCGGCCGGTGCGGGCTCGACGTCGAGGTCTGGCAGCCGGCGCTGCCCCGGGCCGGCGTTCCCGCGACCGCCCCCGACCTCGACGTCTGCTGGGTGGCACCGGCGACCACCGCCGACGGCGCCTGGTGGGTCGGCGGTACCCGCGACGGCAACGCCGCCGTGGCGATGACCCGGGACCGGGGTACGCACTGGCGAACGGTCGAGCTACCCGGAACCGGCGTACCGGCCGGGTCGGTGGAGGTGACCAGCCTGGGCAGTCAGGCGTACGCGGCCGTGCTCGGCACCGACCGGACGGTGCGGGCGCTGTTCCACTCCTCCGACGGCGGGCAGAGCTTCACCCGCACCCTGTCCGGTGGCCCGGCGGCACCGCAGGGGGTGAGCGGCGCGCTGGTGCCCCTGCTCGACGGGCGGCTGCTGGTGGCCGGCACCGATCGGCGCTTCCACGTCAGCGCCGACCAGGGGGCGACCTTCAGCCGGGCCGAGGGCAACCTGCCGGTGGTCGGCCGGCTGACCCGGACCCTCGCCGGATACGTCGCCTACGACCTGTTCGGCTCCGGCTGGGCGGCCTATTCCGCCGACGGTGCCACCTGGCGCAAACTCCAGATCAACTGA
- a CDS encoding RNA polymerase sigma factor: protein MGELYHACYRRLVAQVYAFTTDLTEAQDVVQEAFARAIARPQGLADVDNPEAWLRTVAVNVVRRRWRRRQLLNTILLRDRPVTRLVEPAPGPERTDLREALAGLPVGYREVIVLHYFADLPVEEIAGLLGVPGGTVKSRLSRGRAALAAELGDYQGGGAPAPAARTEPPARTARASGSSGVKHA, encoded by the coding sequence ATGGGCGAGCTGTACCACGCCTGTTACCGGCGACTGGTCGCACAGGTCTACGCCTTCACCACCGATCTGACCGAGGCACAGGACGTGGTGCAGGAGGCCTTCGCCCGGGCGATCGCCCGGCCGCAGGGGCTCGCCGACGTGGACAACCCGGAGGCGTGGCTGCGGACGGTCGCGGTCAACGTGGTCCGGCGCCGATGGCGACGACGCCAACTGCTGAACACCATCCTGCTGCGGGACCGTCCGGTCACCCGGCTGGTCGAGCCCGCTCCCGGGCCCGAACGGACGGATCTGCGGGAGGCACTGGCCGGCCTGCCGGTCGGCTATCGGGAGGTGATCGTGCTGCACTACTTCGCCGACCTACCGGTCGAGGAGATCGCCGGACTGCTCGGCGTACCGGGTGGCACGGTGAAGTCCCGGCTGTCCCGGGGCCGCGCCGCACTCGCCGCCGAACTCGGCGACTACCAGGGCGGCGGTGCCCCGGCGCCCGCCGCCAGAACGGAACCGCCGGCCCGGACCGCCCGGGCCAGCGGTTCCAGCGGGGTGAAGCATGCGTGA
- the trpS gene encoding tryptophan--tRNA ligase yields the protein MSDVPARPRVLSGIQPTADSFHVGNYLGAVRNWVAMQETHDTFYSVVDLHAITAGHDPVALRNQTRVAAAQLFAVGLDPERCTLFVQSQVPEHAQLAWVLSCITGFGEASRMTQFKDKSVKQGADRSSVGLFTYPILQAADILLYQADAVPVGEDQRQHLELTRDLAQRFNTRFGRTFTVPAPYIVRDTAKITDLQDPTAKMSKSASSPAGIIMLLDDPARSAKKIRSAVTDTGREIIFEPEQKPGIANLLTIYAAVTGRTIEDLVAAYEGKGYGDLKKDLAEVVTEFVRPIQQRTQAYLDDPAQLDKLLALGAEKARTVASATLREAYDRVGFLPGARNG from the coding sequence ATGTCCGACGTTCCTGCCCGGCCTCGGGTGCTCTCCGGCATCCAGCCGACCGCCGACTCCTTCCACGTGGGCAACTACCTGGGCGCGGTACGCAACTGGGTGGCGATGCAGGAGACGCACGACACCTTCTACAGCGTCGTCGACCTGCACGCGATCACCGCCGGGCATGATCCGGTCGCGTTGCGGAACCAGACCCGGGTCGCGGCGGCACAGCTCTTCGCCGTCGGGTTGGACCCCGAGCGGTGCACCCTGTTCGTCCAGTCGCAGGTGCCCGAGCACGCACAGCTCGCCTGGGTGCTGAGCTGCATAACCGGGTTCGGCGAGGCGAGTCGGATGACCCAGTTCAAGGACAAGTCCGTGAAGCAGGGCGCCGACCGGTCCAGCGTCGGCCTCTTCACGTACCCGATCCTTCAGGCCGCCGACATCCTGCTCTACCAGGCCGACGCGGTACCGGTCGGCGAGGACCAGCGCCAGCACCTGGAGCTGACCCGCGACCTGGCGCAGCGCTTCAACACCCGGTTCGGCCGTACCTTCACCGTGCCGGCCCCGTACATCGTCCGGGACACCGCGAAGATCACCGACCTCCAGGACCCCACGGCGAAGATGTCCAAGTCGGCGTCGTCGCCGGCCGGGATCATCATGCTGCTGGACGACCCGGCCCGGTCGGCCAAGAAGATCAGGTCCGCGGTCACCGACACCGGCCGGGAGATTATCTTCGAGCCGGAGCAGAAGCCCGGGATCGCCAACCTGCTGACCATCTACGCCGCCGTCACCGGCCGGACCATCGAGGACCTGGTCGCGGCGTACGAGGGTAAGGGTTACGGCGACCTGAAGAAGGACCTGGCCGAGGTGGTGACGGAGTTCGTCCGGCCGATCCAGCAGCGGACCCAGGCCTACCTGGACGACCCGGCGCAGCTGGACAAGCTGCTGGCGCTCGGTGCCGAGAAGGCCCGTACGGTCGCCTCGGCCACCCTGCGCGAGGCGTACGACCGGGTCGGGTTCCTGCCGGGGGCGAGGAACGGTTAG
- a CDS encoding 2'-5' RNA ligase family protein, whose protein sequence is MVVTDGSQDPEAPVTRVGIAVDVPEPWCEFLTRRRAEAGDPQAAYVPAHLTLLGPTDISLASLPAVERHLAEVAAAHRPYLLHLRGTGTFRPLTEVVFVVVAAGISECELLAGAIGTAPELRRESRFPYHPHVTVAQDVAPEALDRVYEDLADFSALFKVEKFTLFSHNGGMHWQPRRDFVLGG, encoded by the coding sequence GTGGTTGTCACGGACGGATCGCAGGATCCCGAGGCCCCGGTGACCCGGGTCGGGATCGCCGTGGACGTCCCGGAGCCGTGGTGCGAGTTCCTCACCCGCCGACGGGCGGAGGCGGGCGACCCGCAGGCCGCGTACGTTCCGGCGCATCTGACGTTGCTCGGGCCGACCGACATCTCGCTGGCGAGCCTGCCGGCGGTGGAGCGGCACCTGGCCGAGGTGGCCGCCGCGCACCGACCGTATCTGCTGCACCTGCGGGGTACCGGCACCTTCCGGCCGCTCACCGAGGTGGTCTTCGTGGTGGTCGCCGCCGGGATCAGCGAGTGCGAGCTGCTCGCCGGGGCGATCGGTACGGCGCCTGAACTGCGTCGGGAGAGCCGCTTCCCGTACCACCCGCACGTCACGGTGGCCCAGGACGTCGCGCCCGAGGCGCTGGACCGGGTCTACGAGGACCTCGCCGACTTCTCCGCGTTGTTCAAGGTGGAGAAGTTCACCCTGTTCTCGCACAACGGCGGGATGCACTGGCAGCCCCGACGGGACTTCGTGCTCGGCGGTTGA
- a CDS encoding glycoside hydrolase family 13 protein, with product MTVHPEPPRPVEDWWQSAVVYQVYVRSFADADGDGIGDLAGVRSRLPYLRDLGVDALWLTPFYRSPMIDGGYDVADYRDVDPIFGTLADFDAMIADAHALDLRIIVDIVPNHTSSAHPWFRAALASPPGSAYRARYLFHDGRGPDGALPPNDWESIFGGPAWTRVPDGQWYLHLFDPAQPDLNWRHPEVRAEFEDILRFWLDRGVDGFRIDVAHGMIKEEGLPDVGRTSADGQRQVELLGRGRLPYFDQDEVHEIYRAWRPILDSYPGGRMAVAEAWAETPARLARYIGPDELHQAFNFDFLDATWSADSFRKVIDTALAESTIVGAPTTWVLSNHDKQRHVTRYGDGALGLRRARAAALLMLALPGCVYLYQGEELGLPEVLDLPDELRQDPAFLRTGQSRDGARVPLPWNGEVSPYGFGPADGGPSWLPAPPTWRARSVAAQTGVPDSTLELYRSALRLRRAHTALPTDRSASAGGTGMTWLDSEPGVLAFGRTEPAGGHRLICVANLSGAPVSVAGYGTPILASEPLTERNGEVTLPNDAAGWFIRPVTG from the coding sequence ATGACCGTGCACCCCGAACCGCCCCGGCCCGTCGAGGACTGGTGGCAGTCCGCGGTCGTCTACCAGGTCTACGTCCGCAGCTTCGCCGACGCCGACGGTGACGGCATCGGCGACCTGGCCGGCGTCCGGAGTCGACTGCCCTACCTGCGCGACCTCGGCGTGGACGCGCTCTGGCTGACCCCGTTCTACCGGTCCCCGATGATCGATGGTGGCTACGACGTCGCCGACTACCGGGACGTCGACCCGATCTTCGGCACCCTCGCCGACTTCGACGCGATGATCGCCGACGCGCACGCCCTGGACCTGCGGATCATCGTCGACATCGTGCCGAACCACACCTCCAGCGCGCATCCCTGGTTCAGAGCGGCGCTGGCCAGCCCGCCGGGTTCGGCGTACCGGGCGCGCTACCTGTTCCACGACGGCCGGGGCCCGGACGGCGCCCTGCCGCCGAACGACTGGGAGTCGATCTTCGGCGGTCCGGCCTGGACCCGGGTACCCGACGGCCAGTGGTACCTGCACCTGTTCGACCCGGCCCAACCCGACCTGAACTGGCGGCACCCCGAGGTCCGGGCCGAGTTCGAGGACATCCTGCGGTTCTGGCTCGATCGTGGTGTCGACGGTTTCCGGATCGACGTGGCGCACGGGATGATCAAGGAGGAGGGGCTGCCGGACGTCGGGCGTACCTCCGCCGACGGCCAGCGCCAGGTCGAACTGCTCGGCCGGGGGCGGCTGCCCTACTTCGACCAGGACGAGGTGCACGAGATCTACCGCGCCTGGCGGCCGATCCTGGACAGCTACCCCGGGGGCCGGATGGCGGTCGCCGAGGCCTGGGCCGAGACTCCGGCCCGACTGGCCCGGTACATCGGGCCGGACGAGCTGCACCAGGCGTTCAACTTCGACTTCCTCGACGCGACCTGGTCGGCCGACTCGTTCCGCAAGGTGATCGACACCGCGCTGGCCGAGTCGACGATCGTCGGCGCACCGACCACCTGGGTGCTGTCCAACCACGACAAGCAACGGCACGTCACCCGGTACGGCGACGGCGCACTCGGGCTGCGCCGGGCTCGGGCCGCCGCCCTGCTGATGCTCGCCCTGCCCGGCTGCGTCTACCTCTACCAGGGCGAGGAACTGGGCCTGCCGGAGGTGCTCGACCTTCCCGACGAGCTGCGACAGGACCCCGCCTTCCTGCGTACCGGACAGAGTCGGGACGGCGCCCGGGTGCCGCTGCCGTGGAATGGCGAGGTGTCCCCGTACGGCTTCGGTCCGGCCGATGGCGGACCGTCCTGGCTGCCGGCCCCGCCGACCTGGCGGGCCCGCTCGGTGGCCGCCCAGACCGGCGTCCCGGACTCGACCCTGGAGCTGTACCGGTCGGCCCTGCGGCTGCGTCGCGCGCACACCGCGCTGCCGACGGATCGATCCGCCTCCGCCGGGGGGACCGGGATGACCTGGCTGGACAGCGAGCCCGGCGTACTCGCCTTCGGTCGGACCGAACCGGCCGGTGGACACCGGCTGATCTGCGTGGCCAACCTCAGCGGCGCCCCGGTCTCGGTGGCCGGGTACGGCACGCCGATCCTGGCCAGCGAGCCGCTGACCGAACGGAACGGCGAGGTGACGCTGCCGAATGACGCGGCAGGGTGGTTCATCCGGCCGGTAACCGGGTAA
- a CDS encoding LacI family DNA-binding transcriptional regulator, producing the protein MRARLADIAQQAEVSEATVSRVLNDRPGVAPETRQAVLTALDVLGYERPARLRKRSAGLVGLVVPELENPIFPAFAQVIESGLAQAGYTSVLCTQTPGGVTEDEYVEMLLDRQVSGIVFVSGLHADTSADSARYRTLLGRPLPIVLVNGYVPGIPAPFVSCDDREAGELAVAHLVALGHRRIGLITGPGRFVPVQRKVAGYKAAMKRLVGLPDAELDELAELSLFGVEGGEVAAARLLDRGVTGLVCGSDLMALGAIRAARQRGLSVPGDLSVVGYDDSPLMAFTDPPLTTMRQPVLAMAVAAVRSLVDEIHGHAAPHSEYIFRPELVVRGSTAVVPGAADRSGADPRSSSELALPV; encoded by the coding sequence ATGCGTGCACGACTAGCCGACATCGCCCAGCAGGCCGAAGTAAGCGAGGCCACGGTGTCGCGGGTGCTCAACGACCGCCCCGGCGTGGCCCCCGAGACCCGACAGGCCGTGCTGACCGCGCTCGACGTACTCGGTTACGAGCGGCCCGCCCGGCTTCGCAAGCGCAGTGCCGGCCTGGTCGGGCTGGTGGTGCCGGAACTGGAGAACCCGATCTTCCCGGCGTTCGCCCAGGTGATCGAGTCGGGGCTGGCCCAGGCCGGCTACACCTCCGTGCTCTGCACCCAGACCCCCGGCGGGGTCACCGAGGACGAGTACGTCGAGATGCTGCTGGACCGGCAGGTCTCCGGGATCGTCTTCGTCTCCGGCCTGCACGCCGACACCTCCGCCGACTCTGCGCGCTACCGCACCCTGCTCGGCCGGCCGCTGCCCATCGTGCTGGTCAACGGCTACGTGCCGGGCATACCGGCCCCCTTCGTCTCCTGCGACGACCGGGAGGCCGGCGAACTCGCGGTAGCCCACCTGGTCGCGCTCGGGCACCGCCGGATCGGCCTGATCACCGGGCCCGGCCGGTTCGTTCCCGTACAGCGGAAGGTTGCCGGCTACAAGGCCGCGATGAAACGACTCGTCGGGCTGCCTGACGCGGAACTCGACGAGCTGGCCGAGTTGTCGCTGTTCGGGGTGGAGGGTGGCGAGGTCGCCGCCGCCCGGCTGCTCGACCGGGGCGTGACCGGGCTGGTCTGCGGCTCGGACCTGATGGCGCTGGGGGCGATCCGGGCGGCCCGGCAACGGGGACTCTCCGTACCCGGTGACCTCTCCGTGGTCGGCTACGACGACTCGCCGCTGATGGCGTTTACCGACCCGCCGCTGACCACGATGCGGCAGCCGGTGCTGGCCATGGCGGTCGCCGCCGTACGCTCGCTGGTCGACGAGATCCACGGGCACGCCGCACCGCACTCCGAGTACATCTTCCGGCCCGAGCTGGTGGTCCGGGGATCCACCGCGGTCGTACCCGGGGCCGCCGACCGGTCCGGCGCCGATCCCCGGTCCTCGTCGGAGCTGGCGCTACCGGTCTGA
- a CDS encoding sugar ABC transporter substrate-binding protein, which yields MRIRTAGVVAAMGLALAGAGCGSDSPSAEPSASAGAGGSLMIWADDKRTAALKPLVAKFGQELGVTIEVQAVSEELMPKFVTASQAGNPPDIMIGAHDWIGNLVQNGTIDPIQLTEAQRGAFAEIAIRGVTFNGQVQGVPYAVENLALFRNTELAPKAPGTLEELVATGKQIKQSGKATEILSMPVGQTGDAYHMYPLYTSGGGYLFGTKPDGGYDPKDVGVGNPASIAAFEKIRKLGEKGDGALKRSIGHENALSLFTGKKAPFMISGPWSIGDVKKAGISYEIEPIPGFAGGQPAQPFVGVQAFYVASKGKNKAIAQEFVANYVTKPELAKVLYDAEPRPPALTAAFDQVKGTDPDVVKIMDAGKGGAIMPAIPEMANVWDPFGKASAAIVGGAVVPSTVTAAGKSIKDKIK from the coding sequence ATGCGCATCCGTACCGCGGGTGTGGTCGCCGCGATGGGACTGGCGCTCGCCGGCGCCGGCTGCGGCAGCGATTCGCCCAGTGCCGAGCCGAGCGCCTCCGCCGGAGCCGGCGGCAGCCTGATGATCTGGGCCGACGACAAGCGTACGGCCGCCCTCAAGCCACTCGTCGCCAAGTTCGGTCAGGAACTGGGCGTCACCATCGAGGTCCAGGCGGTCTCCGAGGAGCTGATGCCGAAGTTCGTCACCGCCTCGCAGGCGGGCAACCCGCCGGACATCATGATCGGCGCGCACGACTGGATCGGGAACCTGGTCCAGAACGGCACGATCGACCCGATCCAGTTGACCGAGGCGCAGCGCGGGGCGTTCGCCGAGATCGCGATCCGGGGCGTCACGTTCAACGGCCAGGTGCAGGGCGTGCCGTACGCGGTCGAGAACCTCGCGCTGTTCCGGAACACCGAACTCGCGCCGAAGGCACCGGGAACGCTGGAGGAGCTGGTCGCCACCGGCAAGCAGATCAAGCAGTCCGGCAAGGCCACCGAGATCCTCTCGATGCCGGTCGGGCAGACCGGCGACGCGTACCACATGTATCCGCTGTACACCTCGGGCGGCGGCTACCTGTTCGGCACCAAGCCGGACGGTGGCTACGACCCGAAGGACGTCGGCGTCGGCAACCCCGCCTCGATCGCCGCCTTCGAGAAGATCCGGAAGCTCGGCGAGAAGGGTGACGGCGCGCTGAAGCGCTCGATCGGGCACGAGAACGCGCTGTCGCTGTTCACCGGCAAGAAGGCGCCGTTCATGATCAGTGGACCGTGGTCGATCGGCGACGTGAAGAAGGCGGGGATCTCGTACGAGATCGAGCCGATCCCCGGCTTCGCGGGCGGTCAGCCGGCCCAGCCGTTCGTCGGGGTCCAGGCGTTCTACGTGGCGTCCAAGGGCAAGAACAAGGCCATCGCCCAGGAGTTCGTGGCCAACTACGTGACCAAGCCGGAACTGGCCAAGGTGCTCTACGACGCCGAGCCCCGCCCACCGGCGCTGACCGCCGCGTTCGACCAGGTCAAGGGGACCGATCCGGACGTCGTGAAGATCATGGACGCCGGTAAGGGCGGCGCGATCATGCCCGCCATCCCGGAGATGGCCAACGTGTGGGATCCGTTCGGCAAGGCGTCCGCCGCGATCGTCGGGGGAGCCGTCGTACCGTCCACGGTCACCGCGGCGGGCAAGTCCATCAAAGACAAGATCAAGTAG